A window of Lagopus muta isolate bLagMut1 unplaced genomic scaffold, bLagMut1 primary scaffold_193, whole genome shotgun sequence genomic DNA:
gagaggggatgggggtggaagaaatggggagggaaggaggaaggggaagagggaaaaggaagggaaggggaaatggagggggaaagggaaaggaaaagaaggaggaaatgaaatggaaggaggaaggggaaatgggaaggaaaggaagaggggatgggggagggaaggaggaaaaaggaagggaaggggaaatggagggggaaaggaaaggaagaggggatgggaggaaatggggagggaaagaggaaggggaaggaaaaaggaagggaaggggaaatggaaagagggaaagggaaaggaagaggggatggggggaggaaatgggaagggaaagaggaagggaaagaggaaaaaggaagggaggggaaatggagggagaaagggacaggaaaagaaggaggaaaggaaatggagagggaaggaggaaggggaaatgggaagggaaaggaagaggggatggggggagtaaatggggagggaaggagggaaaaggaagggaaggggaaatggagggggaaagggaaaggaagaggggatggggagaggagagtaggaagggaaagggaaaaggaagggaagaggaaatggaaagggggaaagggaaaggaaatggacagggaaggaggaaggggaaatggaaaggggggaagggaaagggagaggggatggagagaggaaatgggagagaaagaggaaaaaggaaggggaaatggaggggaaaagggaaaggaagaggggatGGGAGAAAGGatgaggggaaggaaaaatggaggaaaaatgagagaaaatgagggaaaaatggaattaagaggaaaaatggaggaaaaatgagagaaaataatggaaaatggaattaaagggaaaaatggaggaaaaatgagggaaaatggaattaaaaagaaggaatggagaaaaaatgagGGAGAATGAataaagatggaagaaaatgggaaagtgGAATAAAAGTgaggagaaatgggggaaaatggggtgaaatggaataaaggggAGAAACGTGGAGGGAAAATGggataaaaatgagagaaaatgagggaaaatgggattaaaagggaaaaaaatggaggaaaaatggaattaaaaagaaaaatggaggagaagtgagaaaaaatgagggaaaatgatggaaaaaaaatggatttaaaaggaaaaaatggaggaaaaatgagagaaaatgagggaaaaatggaattaaaaagaaaaagtgagaaaaaatgagggaaaatggaattaagaggaaaaaatggagggaaaatgatggaaaaaaatggatttaaaaggaaaaatggaggaaaaatgagggaaaatggaattaaaaggaaaagaatggaggaaaaatgagggaaaaatggaatcgagagagaaaaataagggaaaaatggaattaaaaggaaaaaatggaggaaaaatggaattaaaaagaaaaaatggagaaaaagtgagaaaaaatgaggggaaatggaattaagaggaaaaaatggagggaaaatgatggaaaaaatggatttaaaaggaaaaatggaggaaaaatggaattaaaaggaaaaaatggaggaaaaatgagagaaaatgagggaaaaatgggattaaaaggaaaaaaattgaggaaaaatgtgggaaaaatgatggaaaatggaattaaagggaaaaatgtgggaaaaatgagggaaaaaatggaattaaaaggaaaactggaggaaaaatgagggaaaaatggaatcaagagagaaaaacaagggaaaaatggaattaaaaggagaaaatggaggaaaaatgagggaaaatgggggaaaaatggaattaaaaggaaaaacgagggaaaatggaaataaaaggaataaatggaggaaaaatggtgtaaaaatgagggaaaattgaatgaaaaggaaaaactggaggaaaaatgagggaaaatggaattaaaaagtggaggaaaaatgtggaaaaaatggaattataaGGAAAAACTGGAATTAAAATGAGGGCAAATGGAGTTAAAAACCAgtggaaaaatggggaaaaatggaattataaggaaaaactggaggaaaaatgagggaaaatggaattaaaaggaaaaaatggaggaaaaatgagggaaaatggaattaaaaaccggtggaaaaatggggaaaaaatggaattataaGGAAAAACCGGagtaaaaatgaaggaaaatggaaataaaaggaaaaaatggagttaaaaatgagggaaaatggaattaaaaaccggaggaaaaatgaggaaaaaatggaattaaaaggaaaaaccgAAGTAAAAATGAGGGCAAATGGAGTtaaaaactggaggaaaaatgtggaaataatgGAATTATAAGGGAAAACTGGAgtaaaaatgagggaaaatggaatttaaaaccggtgggaaaatggggaaaaatggaattataaggaaaaactggaagtaaaatgagggaaaatggagttaaaaaccagaggaaaaatggggaaaaatggaaataaaaactggaggaaaaatgagagaatatGGAGTTAAAAACTGgtggaaaaatggggaaaaatggaatTATGAGGAAAAACCgaaggaaaaatgagggaaaatggaaataaaacaaataaacgGAGGAAAAATGGTgtgaaaatgagggaaaatggaatgaaaagggaaaactggaggaaaaatgagaaaaaatgtgggaaaatggaattaaagggaaaaactggaggaaaaatgtggaaataatggaattataaggaaaaactggagataaaaatgagggaaaatggaattaaaaaccggtggaaaaatggggaaaaaatggaattgtaaggaaaaaatggattaaaaatgagggaaaatggagttaaaaaccggaggaaaaatggggaaaaatggaaataaaaactggaggaaaaatgaggaaaaatggaattaaaaactggtggaaaaatggggaaaaaatggaattgtAAGGAAAAACTGGAgtaaaaatgagggaaaatggagTTAAAAGCCAGTGgaattatgaggaaaaaatggaaataaaaactggaggaaaaatgagggaaaatggaaataaaaggaaaaaatggagtaaaaatgagggaaaatggagttaaaaaccggtggaaaaatgaggaaaaaatggaattgtAAGGAAAAACTGGAGGTAAAATGAGGGCAAATggagttaaaaggaaaaactggagggagaaatgaaagaaaatggagttaaaaaccggtggaaaaatggggaaaaatggaattatgaggaaaaactggagtaaaaatgagggaaaatggagttaaaaaccggtggaaaaatggggaaaaaatggaaataaaatctggaggaaaatgagggaaaatggaattaaaaggaaaaaccgGAGGTAAAATGAGGGCAAATGGAGTTAAAAACCAgaggaaaaatgtggaaataatgGAATTATAAgggaaaactgaagtaaaaatgagggaaaatggaatttaaaaccggtggaaaaatggggaaaaatggaaataaaaactggaggaaaaatgagggCAAATGGAGTTAAAAAACCGgtggaaaaaatggggaaaaaatggaattataaggaaaaaatggaataaaaatgagggaaaatggagttaaaaaccagtggaaaaatgtggaaataatgGAATTATAAGggaaaactggaggaaaaatgaaggaaaatggaattaaaaaccggaggaaaaaatggaattataaGGGAAAACTGGAGATAAAAATGAGGGCAAATGGAGTTAAAAACCGgtggaaaaatgaggaaaaaatggaattaaaaggaaatactgaagtaaaaatgagggaaaatggaattaaaaaccggtggaaaaatggggaaaaaatggaattataaggaaaaaatggaataaaaatgagGGAAAGTGGAGTTAAAAACCAGtggaaaaatgtggaaataatgGAATTATAAGggaaaactggaggaaaaatgaaggaaaatggaattaaaaaggaaaaaatggaattataaggaaaaactggaggaaaaatgagggcaaatggagttaaaaaccggtggaaaaatggggaaaaatggaaataaaaactggaggaaaaatgagggaaaatggaattaaaaggaaaaaccgGAGGTAAAATGAGGGTAAATGGAGTTAAAAACGagtggaaaaatgaggaaaaaatggaattaaaaggaaatactgaagtaaaaatgagggaaaatggaattaaaaaccggtggaaaaatggggaaaaaatggaattataaggaaaaactggaataaaaatgagagaaaatggagttaaaaactggtggaaaatggagaaaaaatggaattataaggaaaaactggaggaaaaatgagggaaaatggaatcatgaggaaaaaatggagttAAAAATGAGGGCAAATGGACCTAaaaaccagaggaaaaaatggaattataaGGAAAAACCGAAGTAAAAATGAGAGCAAATGGAGttaaaaacaggaggaaaaatgaggaaaaaatggaattataaGGGAAAACTGGAGATAAAAATGAGGGCAAATGGAGTTAAAAACCGGTggaaaagtggggaaaaaatggaattataagggaaaactggaggaaaaatgagagaaaatggagttaaaaactggtggaaaaatggggaaaaaatggaattatgaggaaaaactggagtaaaaatgagggaaaatggaatCAAAAGCCGGtggaaaaaatgaggaaaaaacgGGAATAAAAACTGGAgtaaaaatgagggaaaatggaaataaaaggaaaaaatggagttAAAACTGAGGGAAAGtggaattaaaaggaaatactgaagtaaaaatgagggaaaatggaattaaaaactggaggaaaaacgAGGGCAAATGgaattataaggaaaaaatggaggaaaaatgagggaaaatggagttaaaaaccggtggaaaaatgaggaaaaaatggaattatgaggaaaaaatggagtaAAAGTGAGGGAAAATGGAGTTAAAAGCCGgtggaaaaatggggaaaaaatggaactaaaaactggaggaaaaatgagggaaaatggagttaaaaaccggtggaaaatgggggaaaaatggaaataaaaggaaggaaaaaatggagttAAAAACCGGagtaaaaatgaggaaaaaatggaattaaaaggaaaaaatagaggaaaaatgagggcaaatggagttaaaaactggaggaaaaacgtgggaaaatggagttaaaaaccggtggaaaaatgaggaaaaaatggaaataaaaactggaggaaaaatgagggaaaatggaattaaaaaccGGAGTAAAAATGCGGGAAAATGgaattataaggaaaaaaatggaataaaaatgagggaaaatggagttaaaaaccagtggaaaaatgtggaaataatgGAATTATAAGGGAAAACTGGagtaaaaatgaaggaaaatggaattaaaaaccggaggaaaaaatgaggaaaaaatggaattataaggaaaaactggaggaaaaatgagggCAAATGGAGTTAAAAGCCGgtggaaaaatggggaaaaatggaaataaaaactggaggaaaaatgagggaaaatggaattaaaaggaaaaaaccgGAGGTAAAATGAGGGCAAAATGGAGTTAAAAACGagtggaaaaatgaggaaaaaatggaattaaaaaggaaatactgaagtaaaaatgagggaaaatggaattaaaaaccggtggaaaaatggggaaaaaatggaattataaggaaaaactggaggaaaaatgagagaaaatggagttaaaaactggtggaaaatggagaaaaaatggaattataaggaaaaactggaggaaaaatgagggaaaatggaattatgaggaaaaaatggagttAAAAATGAGGGCAAATGGACCTAaaaaccagaggaaaaaatggaattataaggaaaaaatggagtAAAGATGAGTACGAAGGAGGGAACACGGAACGCAGTGAGGGCCGCAGCCGCGCGGTCGGTTGTGGCGTCGGCTTCGTGCCGGCGGCGCAGGTTGGGGGGTTTGGCGTCCGGCCGCGGGTGTTGGGCTGCCAAAGGCCGCGTTGGGGCGCGGAGGTGAGTATGGGGCGGTTGTGGAGCGGCGGGGTGCTTGTTTGTGCCTGTTAACAAACTCTGGTTTTGTGTGCTGCAGGTGTGAAAGCAGCGGCACTTTGCAATGCTCCGCCTTTATCCGCAGCTTTGGGTGcaggaaaggcagaagaagggggcaaaaaggacaggaaaaataagaggagtagatggaaaaagaaatggagagagggggaaggagagaaaaggccAAGAAAGGGCCAGGAAAAAAGGccggaaaaaaaaatagggaatgAAAGGGTAAAAAAAGGGGCGAAAAgaaaaaggccaaaaaaaaaaaaaaggcaaaaaaaaaaaaatggagtagAAGGGTGAAAAAGGGGCCCAAAAACCAAGGTAATAAAGGGGCAAAAAAAGGCCgaaatgaaaggggaaaaaaaaggtaaaaaagaaaaggccaaaaaaaaaaaggccagaaaAGGGCCAAAgaaaaaggccaaaaaaaaaaaagaaaaaaaaggtcaaaaaaGGGCCCCAAAAAAAGGccaggaaaaaggcaaaaaaggccagaaaaaaaaggcaacgggcaaaaaaaggtcaaaaataaaaaggccagaaaaagggcaaaaaaaaaggcaataaaaggCCAAAAAGGGgcccaaaaagaaagaaggccagaaaaagggcaagaaaaagccaaaaaaaaaaaaggcctggAAAAGGGCAAAAAAGGGCCCCAAAAAATAGGCCAAAAAAAgggtccaaaaaaaaaaggccagagAGAGGCCAAAAAAGGGCTCAAAAAAAGGTCAATAAAGGGCCAAAAATTAAGAAGGCCGAAAAAAGGGAccaaaaaaaggccaaaaaaaaaaaaaaaggtcaataaaaggcaaaaaaaaaaaaggccaagaaAAGGCCCTGAAAGGCCTAAAAAAAAGAAGGCCAAGAAAAGGTCCTGAAAGGCCTAAAAAAGAAGGCCAAGAAAAGGCCCTGAAAGGCCTAAAAAAGAAGGCCAAGAAAAGGCCCTGAAAGGCCTaaaaaaaaaggccaagaaAAGGTCCTGAAAGGCCTAAAAAAGAAGGTCAAGAAAAGGCCCTGAAAGGCCTAAAAAAAAGAAGGCCAAGAAAAGGTCCTGAAAGGCctaaaaaagaaggcaagaaaagGCCCTGAAAGGCCTAAAAAATAAGAAGGCCAAGAAAAGGTCCTGAAAGGCCCTAAAAAAAAGAAGGCCAAGAAAAGGCCCTGAAAGGCCTAAAAAAAAGAAGGCCAAGAAAAGGCCCTGAAAGGCCTAAAAAAAAGAAGGCCAAGAAAAGGTCCTGAAAGGCCTAAAAAAGAAGGCCAAGAAAAGGCCCTGAAAGGCCTAAAAAATAAGAAGGCCAAGAAAAGGTCCTGAAAGGCCTAAAAAAGAAGGCCAAGAAAAGGCCAAAAAtaggggaagagaaggcaaaaAACAAAGGCCCTGAAAggccaaaaacaaaaaaggccaAGGCCAAGAAAACAGGCCAAGAAAAGGCCAAAAATAGGGCAAGAGAAGGCCAGAAAAAGGCCAAGGCCCTGAACGGCCAAAACAAAGAAGGCCCTGAAAGGCCAAAAATAGGGCAAGAAAAGGCCAAAAAGGGCCAAAAAAAAGGGCAAGAGAAGGCCAAGAAAAGGCCCTGAAAGGCCAAAAACGGAAAAGGCCAAGAAAAGGCCAAAATAGGGCAAGAGAAGGCCAAAAAAAAAGGCCCCAAAAGCCCCAAAGGGGCCgcaaggttttgttttgaaggttTTTGATTTGGGTTTTTCTCCAACGTTGGGCCTGAGCGCAATGAGGaaggcggggggggggaggcgCTCCTGCGTGGGTCTGCGGAAAGCAGGGGAAAAGCTCCCAACAAAAAGCCCAGAAAGGGGCAAAACTGCTGGGGTTTCTGTTGGAGGTCAGACAGCGCGAAGCGGGCCATTGCGGAACcgacacaaaaaaaacaagcacggatttggggtttttttatttccccccaATTTCAGGATTCAGCAAAACGAGGCAAAAAGGGGGCAAACGgcccccaaaaatcccccccCCAAAGGGCCGAAACGTTCCTGGTTGTTTGTGGGTTTTAATGGCGAGCCCAAGGTTCCCGCTGGGGATTCTTCAGAACggcggggaaaaaaaaaaaccaactcaaATTTTGGGGTTTTTGAGGCATTTTTTGGACCccccccattccatcccatccccatcccccccattGGGCAGCGCTGCGTGCGAGAGGAGCGGCAACGGCGGACGGAGACCCCcaaaaaaccccccaaaatgccccaaaacggccccccccccaaaaaaaaagagcacagaggGGCTTCAGGACGGAGGGGAAACTGCTCAAAAGCGCCGGTTTTACCCCAAAATCCATGGCAGGGATAAAAAgctgctgccccccccccccccccctcttcccttgaaaacaacaacaaaaaaacaagcataaaaattaaaaccaaaaaaaagctTCATATCTTCTAATTTATCTCCTCAGCGGTGGTGAGCGTGGTGGCTTCAATAAATTTGGTGGTAAGTGGCAAGAGTTCAGCATTTGAACCCAAAAATGAAAcgaaaaatagcaaaaaaaaacagagaaaaaaaaggagtgtaTTTTGTGTGGTGTTGTAACCCCTGTTCTCTCACTACAGGCCGCGTTTTGGGTGGAAAACAGCCCGAAAATGGGCTCTGATCCtgcaaggggggggggggggaaaaatggcGAGCGATGGGAGACGGCGGCGGCTTTGGGGgtggaaaaaataagcaaaaaaatatacaaaaaatacaaaaaaatatacaaaaaaaatacaaaaaaaataataaaaaaaaaatacaaaaaaaaatacaaaaaaaaatacaaaaaaaaaatacgaaaaaaaaataaaaaaagtggCGTTTTTGGGGGGCAAAAGAACCAAAGACCCCAAAAATCCGCCAGGGTTTGAAGCGCGAACgcagaaaatggcaaaaaaaaaaagcaaaccgacaaaaaaaagggttttttttgggttGAAAAAGCTGGTGTTGAGCACTGATGGTTGCATGTGGTTCCTAAGAGCAAAACGGTGCCAAAAGCTGCGGTTTGGGggtaaaaaaaacacaaaaacatacaaaaaaagagCCCAAAATGGGCGATTTTGGGTGAGCTGAGGTTGCATTGGAAGCCAAAGGGCGGATTTTGACGTTTTTCACCCCAAAACGGGGTTGGCGGTGGAGGTTTGGTGAGCGCTGCAGTGATGGAAGGCTTCAAAGGTGGCTCCGGTTTGGGGGGCCGAATCCGAGGCGTTTGGTTGGTTGTCGGCGGTGCCTTTAAGgagagcacaaaaaaaaacagcacaaaaaatggggtttttcaccccaaaatggggtttgatggggggggggaaggggggttGGGGTAATGAGATGCGTTATTATGGGGGTggggtgttttatttttaattaattaatgttaATTGTGAGCCATTTTGgaggggttggggttggggggggttgtagctcctccccctcccccccccccttcccagcCTTCCTTGCTAATTAACGCTCTGTGTTAATTTCTTGCATGTGCTGAAAGGACCCCGGGACCAAGGGCCGAGGCATGACCCTGGTAATTAAGAGAGGGGCGCTAATTAGGGCTCATTAGCTTAATGAGGCTGTTGCTAAGGGGGAGGTAACCATTACTATTAGTGTTAATTAATCATGAAGGCTTAATTGATGATGAAGCTAGCCAGGGGGGTGTTAATTAACATCCGGAGGGGCTGATGGGGGAGGTAATTAATTTCTGGAGGGGATTAATGagaattgggggggggggggtaacGAGGGGAAAGGCTCATTGATGGCTGAAGAGTGGCATGAGCTGAGGAGGAGGGTTAATTAATTCATTTATGAGAGCACCGTTAATGAGGGGGGGTTTAACGAGGCCAATGAGAGaatagggggggggggggggctggcaGCGAGACAATTAGCAGTGCTATTGTGGAGGGACCTAACGAGCAGAAGGGACTAATTGAACAGGCACTAATTGGACGGGCACAGGAGCTAACGAGCGGGGCTAATTAGTGGCGCTAACGAGCGGCACTAACGAGGTTTCCCATAGGTGAGCAGGACAACTCGGACAACAACACCATCTTCGTGCAAGGCCTGGGCGGAGAACGTCACCATCGAGTCGGTGGCCGACTACTTCAAGCAGATTGGCATCATTAAGGTGTCCTTGGCGTGTCCTTGGCGTGTCCTTAGTGTGTTCTTAGCGTGTTCTTAGCGTGTCCTTGGCATGTTTGTGCCAGACTGTAGCATGTGGGAGCTGCTCTCACGCTAACAAGTTGGCACAGCCCAGAGCAAAGTGAACCCCGTGTCTGTAGTGTGTTGCTCTTAGCGTGTTCTTGGCATGTTGTGGCTTCAGGGTGACACTGTTGGCATGTTCTTGGCATGTTGTGTCCTTAGCGTGTTGCTCTTAGCGTGTTCTTGGCGTGTTGTGTCTTTAGGGTGTCACTGTTGGCGTGTTCTTGGTGTGTTGTGTCCTTAGGGTGTCACTGTTGGTGTGTTCTTGGCATGTTGCGTCCTTAGGGTGTCACTGTTGGCATGTTCTTGGCATGTTGTGTCCTTAGGGTGTCACTATTGGTGTGTTCTTGGCATGTTGTGTCTTCAGGGTGTCACTGTTGGCATGTTCTTGGCATGTTGTGTCCTTAGGGTGTCACTGTTGGCGTGTTCTTGGCATGTTGTGTCCTTAGGGTGCCACTGTTGGTGTGTTCTTCGCATGTTGTGTCCTTAGGGTGTCACTGTTAGCATGTTCTTGGCATGTTGTGTCCTTAGCGTGTTGCTCTTAGCGTGTTCTTCGCATGTTGTGTCTTTAGGGTGTCACTGTTGGTGTGTTCTTGGCATGTTGCGTCCTTAGGGTGTCACTGTTGGCATGTTCTTGGCATGTTGTGTCCTTAGGGTGTCACTATTGGTGTGTTCTTGGCATGTTGTGTCTTCAGGGTGTCACTGTTGGCGTGTTCTTGCTGTGTTGTGTCCTTAGGGTGTCACTGTTGGCATGTTCTTGGTGTGTTGTGTCCTTAGGGTGTCACTGTTAGCGTGTCCTTGCTGTGTTGTGTCCTTACAATATCAATATTAGCATGTCCTTAGCATGTTGTGTCCATCTGCTGTCCATGTTAGCATATCCTTAGCATGTTGTGTCCATCTGCTGTCCACGTTAGCATGTCCTTAGCATGTTGTGTCCATCTGTCCATCTTAGCATGTCCTTAGCATGATGTGTCCATCTGCAGTCATGTTAGCATGTCCTTAGCATGTTGTGTCCATCTGTCCATCTTAGCATGTCCTTAGCATGTTGCCTGATCCCAGTGTGTCACTGTGCTCCTGCATTTCCCCTATCCCACCACCAGGGGGCAGCAGCGCCCCGTGTTCCCTCACCACCCCGTGCCCTTAGCATGTTCTTAGCATGTCCTTAGCGTGTCCTTAGCGTGCCCTTAGCATGTCCTTAGCGTGTCCTTAGCGTGTCCCTCCCCGCAGACCAACAAGAAGACGGGGCAGCCCATGATCAACCTGTACACAGACCGCGAGACGGGCAAACTGAAGGGCGAAGCCACCGTGTCCTTCGACGACCCCCCCTCCGCCAAAGCTGCCATCGATTGGTTTGACGGTACgacccccccttccccccccgaCCCCTCCATGCTCATTTTGGGCTGAAACCCCGCTTTTTTAGGCAAAGAATTCTCCGGCAACCCCATCAAGGTTTCCTTCGCCACCCGGCGCGCCGACTTCaaccgcggcggcggcggcggccgaggAGGACGCGGGAGGGGAGGTGAGCGCCCGGCCCGCCCCACATCCCCTTCCCCGACCCCCAAACCTGCCTTTTTCACCCCAAACCGAGCGCCTCGCTCCCCCAGGCCCCATGGGACGCGGAGGAttcggcggcgggcggcggctcCGGAGGTGGCAACCGCGGCGGCTTCCCAAGCGGCGGCGGCGGTCAGCAGCGTGCGGGGGATTGGAAATGTCCCAACCCGTGAGTCTGATACCTTCTTCATTTTGGGTGAAAAAACAACCGAAACGGGGGCGAAAACGACCCCAAAAACCCCTTTTTGGCAGGGCCTGCGAGAACATGAACTTCTCGTGGCGTAACGAATGCAACCAATGCAAGGCGCCCCAACCCGACGGCCCCGGAGCGCCGCACATGGGAGGAAAATACCCCGGCGGAGGCCGAGGGGGGAACCACATGGGTGagcgcagcccccagccccgcaTTTCGGGTCTCTGCGTCCCCTTCCCTGGTGCTGATGTCCCCCTTTGTGCCCCCAGGAGGAGGCGGAGGATTCGGAGAGGAGCGGCGCGGAGGGCGAGGAGGGTTTGAGCGCGGGGGGttcagaggaggaagaggaggagacagGGGCAACTTCCGGGGAGGACGAGGAGGCGAGAGGGGAGGATTTGGGCCCGGCAAGATGGATTCCAGGTACGGAGCATCGGCCTCGGCCACGCGATGCGGGAGTGCGACAACGAGGTCGGGACTGCAGCCGCATGCGGGTTTGGGGGCACAGAGCCCACAGCTGggggcacagagcccagctttgggggcacagagcccagctTTGGGTCCCATTGACCCTAAATGGCTctggtttggggtcagaatCCCTAACGTGGGTCCCATTGACCCTAAATGGtgctggtttggggtcagaaccCCAAATCTGGGTCCCATTGACCCTAAATGGCACTGCTTTGGGGTCAGAACCCCAACTGTGGGTTCTGTTGTCCCTAgatgctgctggtttggggtcagaaccCCAACTTTGGGTCCCATTGACCCgaaatgcagctgctttgggGTCAGAACCCCAACTTTGGGTCCTTCATCCTGAGCTGCCTCCGGGTTTGGGGGCACAGAGCCCACATGTGGGGGCACAGAGCCCAACTTTGGGTCCCATTGACCCTAAATGCCGAtggtttggggtcagaaccCCAAATCTGGGTCCCATTGACccccaaatgctgctggtttggggtcagaaccCCAAATCTGGGTCCCATTGACtccaaatgctgctggtttggggtcagaaccCCAAATCTGGGTCCCATTGACCCtaaatgctgctggtttggggtcagaaccCCAAATCTgggtcccattgaccccaaatgctgctggtttggggtcagaaccCCAACTTTgggtcccattgaccccaaatgctgctggtttggggtcagaaccCCAAATCTGGGTCCCATTGACtccaaatgctgctggtttggggtcagaaccCCAAATCTgggtcccattgaccccaaatgctgctggtttggggtcagaaccCCAAATCTgggtcccattgaccccaaatgctgctggtttggggtcagaaccCCAAATCTgggtcccattgaccccaaatgctgctggtttggggtcagaaccCCAACTTTgggtcccattgaccccaaatgctgctggtttggggtcagaaccCCAAATCTGGGTCCCATTGACtccaaatgc
This region includes:
- the LOC125687757 gene encoding LOW QUALITY PROTEIN: RNA-binding protein FUS-like (The sequence of the model RefSeq protein was modified relative to this genomic sequence to represent the inferred CDS: deleted 3 bases in 3 codons), with the protein product MLCYYSQTATQRYVPPPPPTPISPPKPPKPTGFPPHSYGAYPAPPTQGYSQQSSQPYGQQSYSSYSQPADGAAYSQSSYSSSYGQAQSSYSTQSTPPTYGTSGGYGGGQSSQPSYGQTSSYPSYNQPPSASSSAGSYGGSSQSSSYGQPPSSGYSQQSSYSSQQPSYSQQSSYSAPQSYSQQSQYSNSGSSSSYGQEQAPMSGSGGYQEQSYGGQQERSRGRGGYGRGGYERGGRGSRGGRGGNMGGGERGGFNKFGGPRDQGPRHDPGEQDNSDNNTIFVQGLGENVTIESVADYFKQIGIIKTNKKTGQPMINLYTDRETGKLKGEATVSFDDPPSAKAAIDWFDGKEFSGNPIKVSFATRRADFNRGGGGGRGGRGRGGPMGRGGFGGGGGSGGGNRGGFPSGGGGQQRAGDWKCPNPACENMNFSWRNECNQCKAPQPDGPGAPHMGGKYPGGGRGGNHMGGGGGFGEERRGGRGGFERGGFRGGRGGDRGNFRGGRGGERGGFGPGKMDSRGDHRQDRRERPY